One Bacillus sp. 1780r2a1 DNA segment encodes these proteins:
- a CDS encoding PilZ domain-containing protein yields the protein MQYKREEPFRFTFTQPIVGTFFIKKFDGKEIESKPGPLAVIDLSPRGMKLITPLDLPVFQKPIELTVNFSLLDENLTVTGLAVWKEKANHEFLYGIEAFTNEKQQQLLLNTLKQYAKEYRKR from the coding sequence ATGCAATATAAGCGTGAAGAGCCTTTTCGTTTTACATTTACACAGCCTATTGTTGGCACGTTTTTTATTAAAAAATTCGATGGAAAAGAGATCGAAAGCAAACCTGGTCCACTTGCCGTTATTGATTTATCTCCAAGAGGAATGAAGCTAATTACTCCACTAGATCTTCCAGTATTTCAAAAGCCTATTGAGCTTACTGTTAATTTTTCTTTATTGGATGAGAACCTTACAGTTACTGGTTTAGCTGTTTGGAAAGAAAAAGCCAATCATGAATTTTTATACGGAATTGAAGCATTTACAAATGAAAAGCAGCAGCAATTATTATTAAATACATTAAAACAATATGCAAAAGAGTATCGGAAAAGATAG
- a CDS encoding DUF3231 family protein, with protein MEKHLPNLTSAEIASLWTAYVNDSMATCILAYMLTHIEDKDIHVLVKEALTMSSEHISSLQKLFHQEKFAIPNGFGKQDVNVNAPRLYTDTFCLSYLNHMSKAGMIGYSGSLAMSTRYDLIDYFSTALHKTASLYEKTTKLALEKGILTRPPYICMPSEVDYIDSKKYISGFHLFSKNRPVNAVEISHLFLNIQTNLIGYKICLSFAQTATSKEVKQFMMRGNEISKKHIKLFADTLLNDHIPAPMSPDLCITNSTTPVFSEKLMMFHMSLLSATGTGNYATAAAASQRSDLAFNYERMSLEIGRYAKAGVDIMIKNQWLEQPPGTINKEQLILSPNKKHE; from the coding sequence ATGGAAAAACACTTACCCAACTTAACGTCAGCTGAAATTGCATCTTTATGGACAGCTTATGTAAATGACAGCATGGCGACATGTATTTTAGCTTATATGTTAACTCATATTGAAGATAAAGATATTCACGTGCTTGTAAAAGAGGCTCTAACAATGTCTTCTGAGCACATAAGCAGTTTGCAAAAGTTATTTCACCAAGAAAAGTTTGCAATTCCAAATGGATTTGGCAAGCAAGACGTCAATGTAAATGCACCTCGCTTATATACGGATACATTTTGTCTTAGCTATCTTAACCACATGTCAAAGGCTGGAATGATTGGCTACAGCGGATCATTAGCGATGAGTACACGATATGACTTAATTGATTATTTTTCAACTGCTCTGCATAAAACGGCCTCTCTTTATGAAAAGACGACGAAATTAGCACTTGAAAAAGGAATTCTCACACGTCCACCTTACATCTGCATGCCAAGTGAAGTCGATTACATCGACAGTAAGAAATACATAAGCGGCTTTCATTTGTTTAGCAAAAATCGGCCTGTAAATGCCGTGGAGATTTCACACTTATTTTTAAATATCCAAACAAACTTAATTGGCTATAAAATTTGCTTAAGCTTTGCTCAAACAGCTACGTCTAAAGAAGTAAAACAGTTTATGATGAGAGGAAACGAGATCTCTAAAAAGCATATTAAGCTATTTGCAGATACCCTTTTGAACGATCATATCCCTGCTCCAATGAGCCCAGATCTTTGTATTACAAATTCAACAACGCCTGTGTTCTCTGAAAAGCTGATGATGTTTCACATGAGCTTATTAAGCGCTACAGGTACGGGGAATTACGCAACGGCAGCTGCAGCTAGCCAACGGAGCGATCTTGCGTTTAACTATGAAAGAATGTCGCTTGAAATTGGGCGTTATGCAAAAGCTGGAGTGGATATTATGATTAAAAACCAGTGGCTTGAACAACCTCCTGGAACCATCAACAAAGAACAGCTGATTCTTTCTCCAAACAAAAAGCATGAATGA
- a CDS encoding SGNH/GDSL hydrolase family protein yields MKWTSGVVVGALAACSAVMVAGVQHWETKIERQAQAAVVETAQPHQKQFSDVSSYTKHLPPFLVSAIEDTFIKGKPISLVLVASEEDEWASFVKKSLEATYGQEVFHIQIYSYHDQTTKELVHSSFQQDLQKLKPSLVLAEIPMVEDQKEMPIDDELPELQAFISQVKELKTALILQPSSPYASQYESYEEAVAAVGGKAKENHVYYLNHAPLWPYEIAPYVTKESELTEEGKKLWGKHLSSWFTGK; encoded by the coding sequence ATGAAATGGACAAGCGGTGTTGTAGTAGGAGCGTTGGCGGCATGTAGCGCAGTGATGGTAGCAGGTGTTCAGCATTGGGAAACAAAGATAGAGAGGCAAGCGCAGGCGGCGGTGGTAGAAACAGCACAGCCTCACCAAAAGCAGTTTTCCGATGTATCAAGCTACACAAAGCATTTACCGCCATTTTTAGTTAGTGCGATTGAAGATACATTTATAAAAGGCAAGCCCATCTCGCTTGTGCTGGTAGCGAGTGAAGAGGACGAGTGGGCATCTTTCGTAAAGAAATCTTTAGAAGCTACATACGGGCAAGAGGTTTTTCACATCCAAATCTATTCGTACCATGATCAAACAACAAAAGAGCTCGTTCATTCTTCTTTTCAACAAGACTTACAAAAGCTAAAGCCGAGCCTTGTTTTGGCTGAGATTCCAATGGTTGAAGATCAGAAAGAAATGCCAATTGATGATGAGTTGCCTGAACTTCAAGCATTCATTTCCCAAGTGAAAGAATTAAAAACAGCACTTATCCTTCAACCGTCATCACCGTATGCCTCTCAATATGAATCATACGAAGAAGCGGTAGCAGCCGTCGGGGGAAAGGCAAAGGAAAATCACGTTTACTATCTTAATCACGCTCCGTTATGGCCTTATGAAATCGCTCCTTATGTCACAAAAGAAAGTGAGCTAACAGAGGAAGGAAAGAAGCTGTGGGGAAAACATTTAAGCAGCTGGTTTACAGGAAAATAA
- a CDS encoding HAD-IIB family hydrolase: MNKKTYPHRKKTRALIFFDFDETYFPHACTVEQLAMLQQMEMYLHDVCHQYHVKIGWVTGSSIAHIESKMQKANLTYWPHFISSNLGTELYMIDEEGNTNRLSEWEAKIEASGFSKEAVQSLLHQLCTDYQVVLTPQTQFGQQGYKMNYYYYTKSEQDTHSALGIIRKLADKYEVEVNINRCNPKAGDPENAYDVDFIPKGTGKAATVHFMKAYYDVSHHQTLAFGDSGNDIDMLKAVKHGYLLFNATDEAKSLHAQHTSAAYGEGIMEVCQQVFSSVK; this comes from the coding sequence ATGAATAAAAAAACATATCCTCACAGAAAAAAGACGCGCGCACTGATTTTTTTTGATTTTGATGAAACCTATTTTCCTCATGCGTGCACGGTTGAACAGCTTGCGATGTTGCAACAAATGGAGATGTATTTACACGACGTATGTCATCAGTATCACGTGAAGATTGGCTGGGTAACCGGTAGCAGCATCGCACATATTGAGTCAAAAATGCAGAAAGCGAACTTAACGTATTGGCCTCATTTTATTTCCAGTAATCTTGGCACAGAGCTATATATGATTGATGAAGAAGGAAATACAAATCGTTTATCAGAATGGGAAGCCAAAATTGAAGCTTCCGGATTTTCAAAGGAAGCTGTTCAGTCGCTTTTACATCAGCTTTGCACTGATTATCAGGTTGTTTTAACGCCTCAAACGCAGTTTGGTCAACAAGGATATAAAATGAACTATTACTATTATACAAAATCAGAGCAAGATACTCATTCAGCCTTGGGGATTATTAGGAAGTTAGCTGATAAATACGAAGTGGAAGTAAATATTAACCGATGTAATCCAAAAGCAGGGGACCCGGAAAATGCGTATGATGTCGACTTTATTCCAAAAGGAACTGGAAAAGCAGCAACCGTTCATTTCATGAAAGCGTATTATGACGTTTCCCATCATCAGACGCTTGCTTTTGGAGATAGCGGAAATGATATTGACATGTTAAAAGCAGTGAAGCACGGCTATTTGCTGTTTAATGCAACTGATGAGGCAAAAAGCCTTCATGCTCAACATACATCAGCTGCTTATGGAGAGGGTATTATGGAAGTATGTCAACAGGTTTTTAGTTCGGTAAAATAA
- a CDS encoding SUKH-4 family immunity protein, whose translation MKKVKQRKEKRILFDKSQLAPLKVDLETKRLLAEVGLPRDVAPLFEFMSSKNQLCTLCETLHLSARYQLYWFLGMTKLGDPICLHGDNGNIVLLDVSNDDCERLINSSLVQFLQFVELFYDYIQPFVLRDERPEVDGHVPNVLIREMRERFEEIDKEAMKPHSFWKSELDSLSK comes from the coding sequence TTGAAGAAAGTAAAACAACGCAAAGAAAAGCGAATACTGTTTGACAAAAGTCAATTAGCACCGCTTAAAGTTGATTTGGAGACTAAAAGGCTGCTAGCTGAAGTTGGGCTACCGCGAGATGTTGCTCCATTGTTTGAATTCATGTCCTCTAAAAATCAGCTATGCACTTTGTGTGAGACGCTTCATTTATCTGCTCGCTATCAGCTTTATTGGTTTTTAGGGATGACAAAGCTAGGCGATCCTATCTGTTTACATGGTGACAATGGTAACATTGTACTTTTAGATGTTTCAAATGATGACTGTGAGCGTCTAATCAACTCATCGCTTGTACAGTTTTTGCAGTTTGTTGAACTATTTTACGACTATATCCAGCCTTTCGTATTACGAGATGAACGTCCTGAAGTGGATGGTCATGTTCCGAACGTATTGATTCGGGAAATGCGCGAGCGGTTTGAAGAAATTGATAAAGAAGCGATGAAACCGCATAGCTTTTGGAAATCCGAATTGGATTCGCTTTCAAAATAA
- the nagB gene encoding glucosamine-6-phosphate deaminase, whose protein sequence is MNIISVKDYKEMSQMAATIIINKVKANPSINLGLATGGTPKGLYEELIQDHQTNGTSYAQVHTFNLDEYVGLAADNPNSYRYYMVETLLGHLDVDLTQTFIPNGTAENAQAECERYETLIEQHGGIDLQILGIGHNGHIGFNEPGTPFSSKTHVVTLASSTREANARYFSSIDEVPTHAMTMGISSIMNSNEILLLVSGEDKADAIYHLLEGKITEEFPASILKNHQNVTIIADEKALSRTNL, encoded by the coding sequence ATGAACATCATCTCAGTAAAAGACTATAAAGAAATGAGCCAAATGGCAGCTACTATTATTATTAATAAAGTAAAAGCTAATCCTTCAATTAATCTCGGTTTAGCAACTGGTGGGACACCTAAAGGTTTGTATGAAGAGTTGATTCAAGATCACCAAACAAATGGAACTTCTTATGCGCAAGTACACACTTTTAATTTAGATGAGTATGTAGGCCTTGCTGCTGATAACCCAAACAGCTATCGTTATTACATGGTCGAGACTCTCCTAGGCCATTTAGACGTAGATCTTACTCAAACGTTTATTCCTAACGGTACTGCAGAGAATGCACAAGCAGAATGCGAGCGTTACGAAACACTGATTGAACAACATGGCGGTATCGACCTACAAATCTTAGGAATCGGTCATAACGGACACATTGGTTTTAACGAACCTGGTACGCCTTTTTCATCTAAAACTCATGTGGTGACCCTTGCTTCTTCTACGCGCGAAGCAAACGCTCGCTACTTCTCGTCTATTGATGAAGTACCGACTCATGCTATGACTATGGGCATTTCCTCAATTATGAACAGCAATGAAATTTTATTATTAGTATCGGGAGAAGATAAAGCAGATGCTATTTATCATTTACTTGAAGGAAAAATAACGGAAGAATTCCCTGCTTCTATCTTAAAAAATCATCAAAACGTTACAATTATTGCTGATGAGAAAGCATTATCTCGTACAAACTTATAA
- a CDS encoding GntR family transcriptional regulator encodes MIDKNSPLPIYTQIEDGIRAQVESGDLKPHDAIPSEREYATQFQISRMTVRQAITNLVNEGLLYREKGRGTFVSEQKIEQQLVGLTSFTEDMKARGYMPSSRLLHFEIVPAPAKIASQLSIPVHHPIYEIRRIRLADQIPMAIETVYMSANLIKGVTEAIIQQSLYNHVEQQSELKIGHATQTLEAIVATENETEHLQVAKGAPILLIKRYTFLEDGTPLEVVRSAYRADRYKFTVSMNRT; translated from the coding sequence ATGATTGACAAAAATTCACCTCTGCCGATTTACACACAGATTGAAGATGGAATCCGCGCTCAAGTCGAAAGTGGCGACCTTAAGCCCCACGATGCGATTCCATCCGAACGAGAGTATGCAACACAGTTTCAAATCAGCCGTATGACAGTAAGACAAGCAATTACAAACCTTGTAAACGAAGGCCTTTTATACCGTGAAAAAGGAAGAGGAACGTTTGTCTCAGAACAAAAAATTGAGCAACAGCTCGTTGGCTTAACGAGCTTTACAGAAGATATGAAAGCAAGAGGCTACATGCCAAGTAGCCGCTTGCTTCATTTTGAAATTGTTCCGGCTCCAGCAAAAATTGCATCTCAGCTTTCGATTCCAGTGCACCACCCCATCTATGAAATTAGACGCATTCGACTGGCAGATCAAATTCCTATGGCCATCGAAACGGTCTATATGTCCGCTAATCTAATTAAAGGCGTCACGGAAGCTATTATCCAACAGTCGCTTTATAATCATGTAGAACAACAAAGTGAACTTAAGATTGGACATGCCACTCAAACCCTAGAAGCAATCGTGGCAACAGAAAATGAAACAGAGCACCTGCAGGTAGCAAAAGGCGCTCCTATCCTTCTTATTAAGCGCTATACATTTTTAGAAGATGGAACGCCATTAGAAGTTGTAAGATCCGCTTACAGAGCAGATCGCTACAAGTTTACCGTTAGCATGAACCGGACATAG
- a CDS encoding LCP family protein encodes MSSKAKKEWIGGLVLLLLIGFVGTSMFGYETVKAAMNAAYVPLSHKEQMSEEALKEGKPLSALLITENQEHISFVHMTVNKEDSDVHMTNIPTASILKERTQSTEQLVNNAEQTLGVPIDYYVMINQKNLKPIVDKLDGIIVNNPTLFTHDERTFPAGEVRLNGEETLAYLQPVHEQDVLSAHDRQILVAKAIVKQVATIPTFTKAKPILNELSNTVQTNLTFDDLSLIRKHYKAAFASVTKQEFPKTEAEVQQLTSKLQQKLQLS; translated from the coding sequence ATGAGTAGTAAAGCAAAAAAAGAATGGATTGGTGGCCTTGTTTTGCTTTTATTAATTGGATTTGTTGGAACAAGCATGTTTGGATATGAAACGGTTAAAGCTGCTATGAACGCTGCATACGTACCTCTATCTCATAAGGAACAAATGTCAGAAGAAGCATTAAAGGAAGGAAAGCCTCTTTCTGCACTTCTTATTACGGAAAACCAAGAGCATATCTCATTTGTTCATATGACCGTTAACAAAGAGGATTCAGATGTTCATATGACGAACATTCCAACAGCTTCTATCCTAAAAGAGCGCACACAATCTACCGAGCAGCTGGTGAACAATGCGGAGCAAACGCTTGGTGTTCCCATTGACTACTATGTCATGATTAATCAAAAAAACCTGAAACCAATTGTTGATAAGCTTGATGGTATCATTGTGAATAATCCAACTCTCTTCACGCACGATGAACGCACATTTCCAGCAGGTGAAGTAAGGTTAAACGGTGAAGAGACGCTAGCTTATCTTCAGCCTGTTCATGAACAAGATGTACTCTCTGCTCATGATCGTCAGATACTAGTTGCTAAAGCTATTGTAAAACAAGTGGCTACCATTCCGACATTCACAAAAGCAAAGCCTATTTTAAATGAGCTATCAAATACTGTACAAACAAATTTAACTTTCGATGACCTTTCACTTATACGTAAGCACTATAAAGCAGCATTTGCTAGCGTTACAAAACAAGAATTCCCCAAAACAGAAGCAGAGGTTCAACAGCTGACAAGCAAGCTTCAACAAAAACTTCAGTTATCTTAA
- the nagE gene encoding N-acetylglucosamine-specific PTS transporter subunit IIBC gives MFQFLQRIGKSLMLPIAVLPAAALLLRLGQPDLLDIPFMAQAGDAIFANLALLFALGIAVGLSKDGSGAAALAGVIGYFVLTKGAVALDETIDMGVLGGIVAGTVAGLLYNRFSDIKLPEWLGFFAGKRFVPIITSVVMLAIAGLFGVIWPPIQDQINNIGEWLTGAGALGAGIFGFLNRLLIPLGLHHILNSLVWFVFGEFNGATGDLNRFFKGDPTAGTFMTGFFPVMMFGLPAAALAMVAAAKKEKRKLVSGMLIGLAFTSFLTGITEPIEFLFMFIAPVLYVVHALLTGISMGLAVMLDIHHGFGFSAGAIDYFLNFGIAQKPLLLGGIGLIYAAIYFVLFYWLIKALNLKTPGREDDEIDGEEAVVLSDDKYVNMAAHFIEGLGGKENLVEIDNCATRLRLQVKDSGAVNEGQLKKNGARGVMKVAKTSVQVIVGTEVEFVANAMKQLVRGEKVTASTSVKTEQKPNEGILEEFSLPFEGLVMPLEKVPDQVFSAKLMGDGFAIEPVNDTLYSPISGEVMSIFPTKHAFGLKTDTGLELLIHVGIDTVELKGEGFTTLVNEGERIEPGTPLLQINLDYLKKNATSLVTPVVFTNLPEGKEVEIKKTGYQKQGTKGVIKLL, from the coding sequence ATGTTTCAATTTTTACAACGCATTGGGAAGTCGCTTATGCTACCCATCGCCGTCTTGCCCGCTGCGGCATTATTGCTGCGCTTAGGTCAACCTGATTTATTAGATATTCCATTTATGGCGCAAGCGGGAGATGCAATCTTTGCTAACTTAGCCCTTTTGTTTGCTCTTGGCATTGCAGTAGGGTTATCAAAAGATGGAAGTGGGGCAGCTGCTCTTGCAGGTGTTATTGGTTATTTTGTTTTAACAAAAGGTGCTGTCGCACTTGATGAGACCATTGATATGGGCGTACTTGGTGGGATTGTAGCCGGTACCGTAGCAGGACTTCTATACAATCGTTTTTCAGATATAAAATTGCCGGAATGGCTAGGTTTTTTTGCAGGTAAACGCTTTGTACCAATTATTACGTCTGTTGTCATGCTTGCTATCGCCGGTTTGTTTGGCGTGATTTGGCCTCCAATTCAAGATCAAATTAATAACATCGGTGAATGGCTAACCGGTGCTGGTGCTCTTGGTGCAGGTATTTTTGGCTTTTTAAACCGTTTGCTAATTCCACTAGGGCTACACCATATTTTGAACAGTTTAGTATGGTTTGTATTCGGAGAATTTAACGGAGCGACAGGTGATTTAAACCGTTTCTTTAAAGGAGACCCAACAGCTGGAACGTTTATGACAGGTTTCTTTCCAGTAATGATGTTTGGTCTTCCAGCAGCAGCTCTTGCGATGGTAGCGGCTGCTAAAAAAGAAAAGCGAAAGCTCGTATCAGGAATGCTTATTGGATTAGCATTTACGTCATTTTTAACAGGAATTACAGAACCGATTGAGTTTTTATTTATGTTTATTGCTCCTGTTTTATATGTAGTACATGCTTTGCTAACGGGAATCTCAATGGGACTTGCTGTTATGCTTGATATTCATCATGGCTTTGGTTTTTCAGCGGGGGCCATTGATTATTTCTTAAACTTTGGGATTGCGCAAAAGCCGCTTTTACTTGGAGGAATTGGCCTCATTTATGCAGCCATTTACTTTGTGTTATTTTATTGGCTGATTAAAGCGCTTAATTTAAAAACACCTGGTCGTGAAGATGATGAAATCGATGGTGAAGAAGCGGTGGTATTATCAGATGATAAATATGTGAACATGGCTGCGCACTTTATTGAAGGTTTAGGTGGAAAAGAAAATCTTGTTGAAATTGATAACTGTGCAACACGCTTGCGCCTACAGGTAAAAGATTCAGGTGCAGTTAACGAAGGACAGCTTAAGAAGAACGGTGCTCGCGGTGTGATGAAGGTTGCAAAAACGAGTGTTCAAGTCATTGTTGGAACGGAAGTCGAATTTGTAGCGAATGCGATGAAGCAACTTGTTCGAGGTGAAAAAGTAACGGCAAGTACATCGGTGAAAACTGAGCAAAAGCCAAACGAAGGTATACTTGAAGAATTCAGCTTACCGTTTGAAGGACTTGTTATGCCGCTTGAAAAAGTACCTGACCAAGTGTTTTCTGCTAAGCTTATGGGCGATGGGTTTGCGATTGAACCTGTTAATGATACGCTTTATTCACCAATTTCAGGTGAAGTCATGAGTATTTTCCCAACGAAGCACGCGTTTGGCTTGAAAACGGATACTGGGCTGGAACTACTAATCCATGTTGGAATCGATACGGTTGAGCTAAAAGGTGAAGGATTTACAACACTCGTGAACGAAGGCGAACGTATTGAGCCTGGCACACCGTTATTACAAATCAATCTCGATTATCTGAAGAAGAATGCGACGTCACTTGTTACACCTGTTGTGTTTACTAATTTACCGGAAGGAAAAGAAGTAGAGATTAAAAAGACAGGTTATCAGAAACAAGGTACGAAAGGCGTTATCAAACTATTATAA
- the nagA gene encoding N-acetylglucosamine-6-phosphate deacetylase, giving the protein MNKPLVIYNVTVYGETIVYPNGYLKIENGSITELGSIHDYQRSSDDQVIEYSPDFIVVPGAIDVHIHGAANADAMDAAEQALQKMAATLPKEGTTSFLPTTMTQSVEAINDALIVCGDFVTNNQNDAQAEAIGIHLEGPFISAKRAGAQPLHHIQQPSVEQFKRWQELAQNHIRLVTLAPEESGGTDLVKHLKETNVVASIGHSDATYEEVDAAIQAGASHVTHLYNGMRGIHHREPGVLGASYLRKELYTELIVDGIHSRQEMVKLAYEQISSERLILITDSLRAKWLKSGIYDLGGQSVQVNETMATLEDGTLAGSILKMNEAMKNMMDFTGCSIPEIIQMASVNPAKQIGVFDRKGSLKVGKDGDCVVMNKHFDVQLTVCRGHIAYKQEEQS; this is encoded by the coding sequence ATGAACAAACCGCTGGTCATATACAACGTAACGGTTTACGGCGAAACAATCGTCTATCCAAACGGATACCTTAAAATAGAAAACGGCTCAATAACAGAGTTAGGTAGTATTCACGATTATCAAAGAAGTTCAGACGACCAAGTTATTGAGTATTCCCCTGATTTCATCGTTGTTCCAGGGGCGATTGATGTACACATTCACGGCGCTGCAAATGCAGATGCTATGGATGCTGCAGAACAAGCGCTGCAAAAAATGGCTGCTACTCTTCCAAAAGAAGGAACAACAAGCTTCCTTCCCACTACAATGACGCAATCAGTGGAAGCCATTAACGACGCTCTCATAGTATGTGGTGATTTTGTTACAAATAACCAAAATGACGCTCAAGCAGAAGCGATAGGCATTCACTTAGAAGGTCCTTTCATTTCGGCAAAACGAGCAGGCGCTCAGCCTCTTCATCACATTCAACAGCCAAGCGTCGAGCAGTTTAAACGCTGGCAAGAATTAGCTCAAAACCACATTCGACTTGTGACGCTTGCTCCTGAAGAGTCCGGAGGCACAGATCTTGTGAAGCATTTAAAAGAAACAAACGTAGTGGCTTCAATTGGACATTCCGACGCTACGTATGAAGAGGTAGATGCAGCGATTCAAGCAGGAGCGTCGCACGTCACTCACCTCTACAACGGCATGCGTGGTATTCATCACCGTGAGCCAGGCGTTTTAGGTGCTTCTTATTTACGTAAAGAGTTATACACCGAGCTTATCGTAGATGGCATTCATTCGCGTCAAGAGATGGTAAAGCTTGCTTATGAGCAAATTTCCAGCGAGCGCTTGATTTTAATCACAGATTCATTACGTGCCAAATGGTTAAAAAGCGGGATTTATGATCTTGGAGGTCAGTCAGTTCAGGTTAACGAAACGATGGCTACATTGGAGGATGGCACTCTTGCAGGAAGCATTTTAAAAATGAATGAAGCAATGAAAAACATGATGGACTTTACGGGCTGTAGCATACCGGAAATCATTCAGATGGCTTCTGTTAATCCGGCTAAGCAAATTGGCGTTTTCGATCGTAAAGGAAGTCTTAAAGTAGGAAAAGATGGCGATTGCGTTGTCATGAACAAGCATTTCGACGTACAGCTAACCGTGTGTCGCGGTCATATTGCATATAAACAGGAGGAACAATCATGA